From a single Candidatus Defluviilinea gracilis genomic region:
- the infA gene encoding translation initiation factor IF-1 encodes MAKEEDKIRAEGLVIEALPGTQFRVRLDNGHEVLAYLSGKMRKHYIRILLGDRVAMEMSPYDLTRARITFRQRKNAPMPVQE; translated from the coding sequence ATGGCTAAGGAAGAAGATAAAATTCGCGCCGAAGGACTTGTGATCGAGGCGCTGCCCGGCACCCAGTTCCGCGTGAGGCTCGATAACGGGCATGAAGTGCTCGCCTACCTCTCCGGTAAAATGCGTAAACACTACATTCGCATCCTGCTCGGAGACCGCGTCGCGATGGAAATGTCGCCGTATGATCTGACCCGCGCGCGCATCACGTTCCGCCAGCGCAAAAATGCGCCCATGCCTGTGCAAGAATAG
- the rpsU gene encoding 30S ribosomal protein S21, whose product MASVNLRNGESQDSLLKRFRKKVVKSGVLSTVRRKRWFVSKSEQRRMEKKKAIRRIKRRTFTRDGE is encoded by the coding sequence TTGGCATCCGTAAATCTTCGTAATGGCGAATCGCAAGACTCGCTGTTGAAACGCTTTCGCAAAAAGGTCGTCAAGAGCGGAGTGCTCAGCACCGTCCGCCGCAAACGCTGGTTCGTCTCCAAAAGCGAACAGCGCCGAATGGAAAAGAAAAAAGCGATCCGTCGCATCAAGCGGCGCACCTTCACCCGCGACGGCGAGTGA